The sequence below is a genomic window from Gossypium hirsutum isolate 1008001.06 chromosome A11, Gossypium_hirsutum_v2.1, whole genome shotgun sequence.
catcaCGCCTAACCCAGAAAAAGATGTTTGACATAGTTTATGTTTGTTGGGCTTACATTTGGAGTGAGGTTGGAGCCCCACAAAGAAGCAAAAATAAAACACATGAAGTTGCTTTGCCGTTGattaatgtttcatcaattttataTAATCATTTTTTGTGGATTTGAATTAACTAAATCCTTGTCAGTGTTAGGTTCTGGCATTGTAAACTAATCCATCCAAAAGACTTTTTCTAACTAGTTCAAGATGTTGTGTTTCAAGTGGAcatctttaatttttttggttacaGATTGCCGGGGATTTATTAATACATCTATAAAACCAACAATTGAATTGCTCCACCAGCTTTGATTTCATTTGTTTATTGCACAAAATGTTGCCTGCAACGGTACCACTATatctttatcttttaatttcaacTTAGATATACCTAAACTCATTTCTCAGCTGCTGCTGATTTGATCACCGTTTATAACTTAACGCACGACAAAAATCTGACTCCATCGTCCATCAACATCAAACGGTAGTAAAGTAATGTCGGGTTAGCTGCATTTTACTTTGTTTACCTGGCAGATGTTATGGGTTCACGTGCCAGACATCCTAAAAGGACCACAGTTTTACCATCCAAATTTTAATTCAAGGTTACATAAAATGCCTTCCGTTTGGgggataaaaaattttaagtttatgaaACTAATGGGAGcattctgtctttcttttttgttgttaTTGATACTCTGGAAACTCGTCTTCTACAATGACAGGTTAATTAGTAGGGTTGAAAAAACCCACAAAAGATTAAGGTTTGGGACATGTAAGCTACACTTGCCATGTGACCCATGTGACTACATTGTGGGGATTGGGCATGCAACCTTACAAAAACATCCAACAGCTGCTATGTACATCCAATTTCCTCGTTTCTCAATCCACTTAAGACTGTCCTCACGGAAGAAAAAACAAATCTTGGCTTAATGTGTCCTTAGATCCTAAATTATGATTGTCCACCTTAGCCTTTTCATGTTGGTAGGGCCTCCAGCCCTCAACAATTCTAACTTTTAccaattttgagaaaaataagaaaacaacCATGTTTTAGGTTAAACTAGTAAATTTAATTACGCTTAATCTTTATCTTTTATCATTTTGGTCTGAGctgaaaaaaaagtcaaatttcaagaatgaatttttcattaatttctttttggCAAACTGTCCTCATTTATCAAGTTGTTTATTTATGAGGTAGACATTTTATTCAGAGAAATCAACTCACATCTGATActcaatttcaatttattcataatataatttcgTTTTAATCATCATAATGCACCAAAAAGAAGTAGAGAAATATTCATATAAATTGCGACTGTCATTTGGATCACAGTGATATAGATAgataaaagatgaaaaagaaagacCCAACAAACACAAAAGATATGAAGTCCGCAAACATCCAAGGCAGGCCACCCGCACATTGATGTATGTAGCCGCCCTCTTCTTGGCCTTGGCTGTCGAGTGAGTGTCGACTCGTAATCTGGATTAGCTTTCCTTATTCTACTTTTCTACACTGACTCTCACCTTTTCAGTTTTTTGGTTTTCATTTCCCTTCCCTCCCCTATCAAAACTTTACACCACAATGTCCCCATCAACCATATCTACAATCTCCACTCCCAAGCAACCTCCGCCcctctctcctttttctttttaatctcaCAAAATCTTTTTCTTCTTAGTTTCTGACTCTACTACTCCCGCTCCTTCCTTCATCactcttcttctctcttttttattattatatttgtatgttcctttcttcaatttctattctaaatccctttactttttaaaaaggaaaaaaaaaaaacaaagacttGACAAAGAGAAAGATGAGTGGGTTGTTCCGATCCAAATCTTGTGGCCTCGTCGGAATCACCGAGAACCATGCTCCTCCGAGTCCATTCTTCCACCAACCCGAAACCAACTATTATGAAACCAGTGACGAAGAAGAAGAAGGCTATGATGGGAACCCCATCGCTACAACGCCGTTTATAAGCCCCAAGTCGAGATTTGGTAGTAGTCAGAGGCGAAGCGGTCATTCCACGTCCAAAGACAATAACCAGTTCCCTTTTTTGGATATTTTGGCGGCTTTGTTAAGAAAGTCGCTGGTCACGTGCAGCGTCGATACTGACGACGTGTCTTCCATGGATATTAGCTTGCCAACTGAAGTCAGGCATGTTTCTCACGTGACTTTTGACCGCTTTAATGGTTTCCTCGGCTTGCCTACTGAGCTCCAGCATGATGTTCCCAGAAGGGTTCCCAGCGCCAGGTTTGGTTCTAAATTCTAATTCAATTCTGTTTATTTGCACTGctgattttgatttatttttttttaattttgaatttattaagaAGCTAAAATCTTCTGAATCTATTGATTTTGGGATtttccaattttttaaaaaatttatcttattttttataaacaaattaaatgtcTTGAATAGAGGgaatttttgttataaaattaaattaatagccTTTTCACTTTTGCATATAAGTATGATATTAATTGGCAAATAaagtacttttttttaataaaaagaaaagaaatgctATTGTTGTTGAAGGTGTATTTGTATGTTTTGACTTTCACTTGTTTGTCAAAAAAAGAGACATTAGCTTATGGATGTCATTGATTAAAGCTGTACGAGAAAGGAACATTCCAACTACTTTTTCCATGTTAGATGAGGAGCTGTTGTTGTTCTGCAATAAATGTTTTGCTTTTTCCTGAAAATTCAAAGGATGGTGCTTTTATTTCATGCATTAGGATGTGCTTTTTCACCCCTGCCTGCATTCTTAGTTGTTAATATTCTGAGTCAAAAGGGGTAAAGGGTTTTGATTCAAATGACCCTTTCACCGTGGATTCTGGGTTTGGATGGTTCTGACGACTATTTGAAGAAGTAGTGATTGACTTGGATAGATCCAAAAAAGATCATATCATGCGTTCTAAAAAGATCAATTGATTCTTTGATGATAATTAACTGTTACTGTGCTATGCATAGTTTGGATATGGGCCATTGTTCTCTCTTGATTAGCAAGTTAttcatgatatttctttttatcaatTACCATGCAAACAACTTGTAGAGCAGAGTTGATTGCTAAGGGCATTTCTTTTGTTTGAAAACAGGAAAACCAAAAACGCTTTGTTGTGTACGGAATCTCCtagaaaatatttttggaaattttttgttGTCACCTTTTTCTTGCATGATTTAGTATGTTGTTTGATATATTAAACATACAAGATGCATCTTTTCCATTGAGCAGTGCAAGTGTTTTCGGAGTTTCTGCCGAGTCAATGCAGTGCTCTTATGATGACCGAGGGAACAGTGTGCCAACTATTCTTCTGATGATGCAGAAACGTTTGTATGCAGGAGGAGGCCTTAAGGTTAAGTCTAAGCGTATGTATTGGATTAATGATTTTAAGTATTCTAAATGCTTAAGGTTTTCACAAAGATGGGTTATGTTGACTGAAGGCGGAAGGGATATTCCGGATTAATGCCGAGAATAGTCAAGAAGAGTATGTCCGAGACAAGTTAAACAAAGGTGTAGTACCACGTGGAATTGATGTCCATTGTTTGGCAGGTTTGATAAAGGTACATATACTATACTATGGATTGATTACCCGGGTTTTGTTCCAAATACTTGTTTCCCAGTTTTTCTTAGTAAAGAGTCAATTATAAttcataataattatttttcaaatcgaCTTCCTCATGCTCCACAATTTGACTTCCATTTTTCAATTGGTCCTGTGCTTGAAATGCTTTGTAGGCATGGCTTAGAGAACTTCCTAGTGGAGTACTTGATTCCCTCACACCAGAGCAGGTGATGCACTGCAACACCGAAGATGACTGCAATGAACTCGTGAAGTTACTTCCTCCAACAGAAGCTGCTCTCCTTGACTGGGCTATCAATTTGATGGCTGATGTGGTGCAGCATGAAGAATATAACAAAATGAATGCACGAAACATTGCCATGGTTTTTGCACCAAACATGACTCAGGTTTTCTTTTACCATCCATTCTTGCTATTTTTAGTGTCACTAGTGTAATAAATGTCAGGTGTCAAACTAGTTAATAGTGCTTCCTGCTTAAAATTTGACGAAAATCATCGTTCTCAGAGAGAGACACCTGGTGAGTTGATCTCAGTTTAATTGGGTGTTTCACAACAGCCCGTTTGGGATATCTAAACATGTGGACATGGGGATGCACACGATTGTCTCTCTTCCTTGGGGTTGTATGTAACGGCGGTATAGTTCTTTAAAGAATTTTTGGCTGAAGTGTAGTTGGCCTTTAATGCAGCAGAGTTGAGCATGAACCTAGGCTACTTCTCTCAATGATTCTGTTATTATCATGGGAGAGGGCACGGTTAGGACCAGAAAGGATCTATCTTCAGAGATTTCACCTTTTTGTTATTCCATCTTTCTTTTGCTGGATATTTTAGCCAATAACTTTCCAACTTGAGCTATTATCAGAACGATGCACTTGAGAGTTTTCATTTTGAACACTAATTTCGGTCTAAATCTAAATATGGTCCAGATGGCTGATCCTTTGACAGCATTGATTCATGCTGTGCAAGTAATGAACTTCCTCAAAACACTGATCTTAAAGACACTTAGTGAAAGGGAGGAATCAGCTTCCAAGGAGAGGTTGCTGCCATCATATTCTCCTACTAACCACTCTGCAACTGCAGACGGTGGGATATCCAACGAGCAAGTTCTGGGTTCAAGTCCATCTAAGGAAGCTTCCACGGCTAAGCTATTGAGGGCTGCCACTCTCAGTAGACTGGAATGTGATCCCGAAGAGAAACTATGGAGCTCTTGGAGTGGTGATGGGGAAGAGGAATTTGAGTCTATTTCAGATAACAGCACGCCAAATGCATCTGAAATGGCAACTGTTGAACATGAATGTGGGGGTGGTCATGATAGCAAGGAGTGGCAAAGTTTAAGAAAAGGTGTAAGGCAGTTATGCAGACACCCTGTATTTCAGTTGAGTAAGTCAACTAAGAAGAGCCGAAACCTGGGGATTGTAAATACTAGAGGAGGTGGATAAGCTCGAATGTTTATATGTTAGTTTATAAGCTCGAATGTTTGTTTACCGTATCCCAAAATGTTTATATGTTTGTTTTGTATCATTGAGGTGATTTGTGATTGTGTATGCGAAATTTTATAGTTTGTAGGATTGGTTTGGAAGTACCAACTGAAAGCTATATAGATGAATGATTTCTTCTTAGTCTCCTTGTACTAGCTTCATGATATGCAATAATAGTACAGAGACCAAGCAAGtttgaaagaaatataaaatacttTTTATGATTGCGTTGCCTTTCTGAATCCAAAGTGAAGCAATTTAATAGAAATAATTTCCAATTGCAAACAGCTCATTTGGGTTTTATCTCTTTTATGGGCATTGTTGGTATAGAGCAGACCAGAAGTTAGCTTCTAATCCTTAACCCAGAAGAAATATAGCTAAAACCAACAGTTGGGATTGTTTACAttacaaatttattatatttctattaaaaaaaaagaaaagatttgtGATAGTAGCAACTATTAATGCAAATTGGTAGGGGGATTATGTTCTATCAAATTAACACCTCCATATCTGATTTTGTCCAAAAATATTCTACATATTTGCACACGAAATTCAAGTTTCAATGGTGGAATGAATCTTGGGCATGaccattaaattaaattagggtttggaGTAATTACCATTTTCCAAACACAAGTAAAGCAAAATCAATGTTTGAACATCATGAttgatattgaaaataaaatgctTCTTTTTAGTTACTATACGTTAATCATTCAAAGTATGATTATTTCGGGCATTTTCCAACTCTAAACAATAAACTATATATTATTCATAAAAAGAAGATCAAAATTAAAGGTTTTGATGTTGAAAGGGCTTCTAGTCTTCTACTCATTGTTCTGCTTGTAGTAACACAATAAAGTTATTTATAGGTGGAATTGGGCTCCAAAATTGTGTTATTGTTTTGATTATAtcaaaattttggttaaaatatgctcatggtatatttagaatttagtctctctctcttttttaatttaaaaatgtaagtcCAACTACcaacatggttaaaatttttctattaaattcatgACAATGTCATTGTTTTAGTTATATTGCTACCAAGTggggtttttttttcttacttcaaaatgtcataccaataaatttaacaattgtACTTGAATCTAGAAACATTAAAAGTAGATGGAAtaaaattaaatgagctaaatttcaaatttattaagaGTATAAGggtttataacatattttaacctaaaattttaaaatatatttagggTAAAATACACCAATGCTCACTAAACTTTGgttaaaataacaaaacaatcacTAAACTTTGAAAAGTTACAACTCAGTTActgaactttagaaaaataacaaactAGTCACCAATAATCATTTCTCGTTACGTCTGTAATGGAAAGCTAACCTGTCATTTAATTGGCCACGTTGGCATCCTAGTTGTCATGTTAAACAACCCCGATTTAAGGACCCTAGTTGGgcagtagaagaagaagaagaagaagaagaagaagaagaagaagaagaagaagaatggcAAGAGGAGGAGGAAGAGAATAAATGGAGATGCTGACCGTGATTTCAGTGTGATACTGTGGAAACCCAGTCAATTTAAAGGCTTCT
It includes:
- the LOC107942872 gene encoding rho GTPase-activating protein 3; this translates as MSGLFRSKSCGLVGITENHAPPSPFFHQPETNYYETSDEEEEGYDGNPIATTPFISPKSRFGSSQRRSGHSTSKDNNQFPFLDILAALLRKSLVTCSVDTDDVSSMDISLPTEVRHVSHVTFDRFNGFLGLPTELQHDVPRRVPSASASVFGVSAESMQCSYDDRGNSVPTILLMMQKRLYAGGGLKAEGIFRINAENSQEEYVRDKLNKGVVPRGIDVHCLAGLIKAWLRELPSGVLDSLTPEQVMHCNTEDDCNELVKLLPPTEAALLDWAINLMADVVQHEEYNKMNARNIAMVFAPNMTQMADPLTALIHAVQVMNFLKTLILKTLSEREESASKERLLPSYSPTNHSATADGGISNEQVLGSSPSKEASTAKLLRAATLSRLECDPEEKLWSSWSGDGEEEFESISDNSTPNASEMATVEHECGGGHDSKEWQSLRKGVRQLCRHPVFQLSKSTKKSRNLGIVNTRGGG